From Pelotomaculum isophthalicicum JI, one genomic window encodes:
- a CDS encoding helicase-related protein, which translates to MSKTELPELSCSRIVELIQDKLPALFFVFSRGRTEILAQDLSREWDFLDPEEKSDARKIINAAESEYPGTFSGPGWHILKRLLYQGIAYHHAGMLPPVKYLVENLYSKRLIFVVFCTETFAAGVNFPAASAIFDSTRKWDGHDFRILQNREFYQMAGRAGRRGFDQVGHAVIRIDSRFPEQTGFFDEKFVEPVSGRLIISPNTVLSLLRYKSDTEIGRFLNDNFKTFQTRKREKELADQIKLSKELIVELTSSLCRDTLTLKCPIERARAHRRLKHSRRRGGNKEKELLKRQLASFTPRKCRETDKCRSNAEKLNKLKIHINLLYQEYKSVTEQVDSTFREYGEVRDILENLGYVKNREFFPRGLFALELHVQEIFVTELAFSGIIEDADPAEVAAVLAGVEFVPGKNTRATWLDIPALREASQIRWELLSMGVPERFCVWSDLPGALAYAWYNGASFNELLEMSTFQPGDVFSIFRREIDLLRQIERAAGDNLSIAERVRAIRGRLDREEVALCF; encoded by the coding sequence GTGAGCAAGACGGAACTGCCGGAATTATCATGCAGTAGAATTGTTGAACTGATCCAAGACAAACTGCCGGCCCTTTTTTTCGTATTCAGCCGGGGCCGGACAGAAATTCTTGCGCAGGATTTAAGCCGGGAATGGGATTTTCTTGATCCCGAGGAGAAAAGCGACGCGAGAAAAATAATCAACGCCGCTGAATCTGAATATCCCGGTACGTTTAGCGGGCCGGGCTGGCACATATTAAAGCGGTTGCTATATCAGGGAATAGCCTATCATCACGCGGGCATGTTGCCGCCGGTCAAGTACCTGGTGGAAAACCTTTATTCCAAGCGTTTAATCTTTGTGGTGTTCTGCACGGAAACTTTTGCCGCCGGGGTCAATTTCCCTGCTGCCAGCGCCATATTTGATTCGACCAGAAAATGGGACGGCCATGATTTCCGTATCCTGCAAAACAGGGAATTCTACCAGATGGCCGGGCGGGCGGGACGGCGCGGCTTTGATCAGGTCGGTCACGCCGTTATCCGTATTGACAGTCGCTTTCCTGAACAAACCGGTTTTTTTGACGAGAAATTCGTTGAACCGGTTTCAGGCAGGCTGATTATCTCGCCAAACACTGTTCTCAGTCTATTAAGATATAAGTCTGATACAGAGATTGGACGGTTTTTAAATGACAACTTTAAAACATTCCAAACCAGGAAAAGGGAAAAAGAACTTGCAGATCAAATTAAACTATCTAAGGAACTCATCGTGGAATTAACATCAAGTCTATGCCGTGACACTTTAACTCTCAAATGTCCGATCGAGAGGGCAAGAGCGCACAGGCGGCTGAAGCATTCCCGCCGGCGCGGAGGTAACAAGGAAAAAGAATTGCTAAAAAGACAGCTCGCCTCATTCACCCCGAGGAAGTGCCGGGAAACAGACAAATGCCGTTCAAATGCTGAAAAGTTGAACAAGTTAAAAATTCATATTAACTTGCTTTATCAGGAATATAAGTCTGTTACGGAGCAAGTTGATTCAACCTTCAGAGAATATGGCGAGGTTCGTGATATACTTGAAAATTTGGGCTACGTGAAAAATAGGGAATTTTTCCCGCGTGGTTTATTTGCGCTTGAACTGCACGTGCAGGAAATATTTGTTACCGAGCTGGCTTTTTCCGGAATTATTGAAGATGCCGACCCGGCTGAAGTTGCGGCTGTGTTGGCAGGCGTCGAGTTTGTCCCCGGTAAAAACACGCGGGCTACCTGGCTGGACATTCCCGCCTTGCGGGAAGCTTCTCAAATAAGATGGGAATTGCTCAGCATGGGTGTCCCGGAAAGATTCTGCGTCTGGTCGGATTTACCTGGCGCGCTTGCTTACGCATGGTACAACGGCGCTAGTTTTAACGAGTTGCTGGAAATGTCAACTTTTCAACCAGGAGACGTGTTTTCCATCTTCAGGAGGGAAATTGACCTCCTCCGCCAGATTGAACGCGCGGCTGGGGACAACTTATCTATAGCGGAGAGAGTGAGGGCAATCCGGGGACGATTGGACCGGGAAGAAGTCGCCCTCTGTTTTTAA